One genomic segment of Tubulanus polymorphus chromosome 4, tnTubPoly1.2, whole genome shotgun sequence includes these proteins:
- the LOC141904499 gene encoding uncharacterized protein LOC141904499, whose product MTGLLVAVISLLGICHMSVAWKNQWDRPLNFQCPNNQHIQWFKSRHDNGREDRLFDMNCRPGYVGTDCSWTGYLNDWDKLVNFVCPHNGIVTGFHSYHDNHREDRRWKLRCCKVARPGQSCYWSGWLADWDQEIDYSFPNGMAMTGMKSIHDNGREDRLFEFRMCFYDYLYVLLACFSILYVTYTKTKANDIRKTRSSKLLMTGLLVVVISLLGICHSLAWKNSWHQPPSFQCPRYQHIQWFKSLDDNGREDRLFDMSCRSGYVGNCSWSSYLNDWDRVVSFVCPHNGIVTGFYSYHDNGKRTDDGSCDIAKLPNLDSRVTGLAGSLTGLRKSTSVSLTEWQ is encoded by the exons ATGACTGGTTTACTCGTGGCTGTAATATCCTTACTCGGGATATGTCACATGTCTGTGGCCTGGAAAAACCAATGGGACCGACCTCTCAATTTCCAGTGTCCTAATAATCAACACATTCAGTGGTTTAAGAGTCGACACGATAATGGTCGCGAAGATCGACTGTTCGACATGAACTGCCGACCGGGATACGTCGGAACTGATTGCAGTTGGACTGGTTACCTGAATGACTGGGATAAACTCGTTAATTTCGTGTGTCCCCATAACGGCATAGTCACCGGGTTCCATAGTTACCACGATAATCACAGAGAGGACAGAAGATGGAAGTTGCGATGTTGCAAA GTTGCTAGACCTGGACAGTCGTGTTACTGGTCTGGCTGGCTCGCTGACTGGGATCAGGAAATCGACTACAGTTTCCCTAACGGAATGGCAATGACCGGCATGAAGAGTATACACGATAACGGAAGAGA GGATCGATTGTTTGAGTTCAGAATGTGTTTTTATGATTA CCTTTACGTGCTACTTGCTTGTTTTTCCATTTTGTAC GTGACGTATACAAAAACTAAAGCCAACGACATTCGTAAAACTCGCAGTTCTAAACTACTG ATGACCGGTTTACTCGTGGTAGTAATATCCTTACTCGGGATATGTCATTCTCTGGCTTGGAAAAACAGTTGGCACCAACCGCCTAGTTTCCAGTGTCCTCGTTATCAACATATTCAGTGGTTCAAGAGCCTAGACGACAATGGTCGCGAAGATCGACTGTTCGACATGAGCTGTCGATCGGGTTACGTCGGAAATTGCAGTTGGTCTAGTTACCTGAATGACTGGGATAGAGTTGTAAGCTTCGTGTGTCCTCATAACGGCATAGTCACCGGGTTTTATAGTTACCACGATAATGGAAAAAGGACAGACGATGGAAGTTGCGATATTGCAAA GCTACCAAACCTGGACAGTCGCGTTACTGGTCTGGCTGGCTCGCTGACTGGGCTCAGGAAATCGACTTCAGTTTCCCTAACGGAATGGCAATGA
- the LOC141903587 gene encoding uncharacterized protein LOC141903587: protein MTGLLVVVISLLWICHISMAWKNQWDQPLNFQCPNNQHIQWFKSRHDNGREDRLFDMNCRPGYVGTDCSWTGYLNDWDRVVSFVCRKGIVTGFHSYHDNGKEDRRWKLRCCKLVTKPGQSCYWTSYLANWDSQIDYSFPNGQAMVGMYSKHDNGKEDRLFRFRMCRFAVCKAVGMKILDQLQSTHTGTRVVGIATTQGCATGHSFMLNLGGTDSVVETSSFTTSTEKSFTFETTLSVTAETSAKFLGTGGSVSFGVSQSFGGSTTWGSSYEKATSVGRESTAATEVTFTGPGAALIMADVREYRINTKSVNVEYDIHCDDGARYKQRGVVNLSLKTYGVTHFSSYTAKYNPGRCSRSTNECIRQLDGKKALNPYTIVADFKRCFQGGVGTVNKK from the exons ATGACCGGTTTACTCGTGGTTGTAATATCCTTACTCTGGATATGTCACATTTCAATGGCCTGGAAAAACCAATGGGACCAACCTCTCAATTTCCAGTGTCCTAATAATCAACACATTCAGTGGTTTAAGAGTCGACACGATAATGGTCGCGAAGATCGACTGTTTGACATGAACTGCCGACCGGGATACGTCGGAACTGATTGCAGTTGGACTGGTTACCTGAATGACTGGGATCGAGTTGTAAGCTTCGTTTGTCGTAAGGGCATAGTCACCGGGTTCCATAGTTACCACGATAATGGAAAAGAGGATCGACGATGGAAGTTGCGTTGTTGCAAA TTGGTGACCAAACCCGGACAATCATGTTACTGGACTAGCTATCTGGCTAACTGGGACAGTCAAATTGACTACAGTTTCCCTAATGGACAAGCAATGGTCGGCATGTACAGTAAACACGACAACGGAAAAGA GGATCGATTGTTCAGGTTTAGAATGTGTCGTTTCGCTGTGTGTAAAGCCGTCGGTATGAAAATTCTCGACCAGTTACAATCAACACATACCGGCACACGAGTTGTCGGTATTGCTACAACTCAGGGTTGTGCGACTGGTCATTCATTCATGCTGAATCTTGGCGGAACCGATAGCGTTGTCGAGACAAGTTCATTCACTACTTCGACAGAGAAATCATTCACGTTTGAGACAACTCTATCGGTCACAGCTGAGACCTCGGCAAAATTCCTGGGTACGGGTGGCTCCGTGTCATTCGGAGTGTCGCAGTCGTTTGGCGGGTCTACGACATGGGGCAGCTCCTACGAGAAGGCGACATCTGTCGGCAGGGAGAGTACCGCTGCAACGGAAGTTACGTTCACCGGCCCCGGCGCTGCTTTGATAATGGCTGACGTCAGAGAGTACAGAATAAACACAAAGAGTGTGAATGTTGAATACGATATTCATTGCGATGACGGAGCCAGGTACAAACAGAGGGGTGTCGTCAATCTAAGCCTAAAAACTTACGGCGTCACACATTTCTCCTCTTACACCGCTAAGTACAACCCAGGTCGCTGCTCGAGATCGACGAATGAATGCATCAGACAACTCGATGGTAAGAAGGCGTTGAACCCTTACACCATTGTCGCTGATTTCAAGAGATGTTTTCAAGGCGGAGTTGGTACCGTTAATAAGAAATAG
- the LOC141904073 gene encoding hemagglutinin/amebocyte aggregation factor-like, which translates to MTGLLVAVISLLGICHMSVAWKNQWDRPLNFQCPNNQHIQWFKSRHDNGREDRLFDMNCRPGYVGTDCSWTGYLNDWDKLVNFVCPHNGIVTGFHSYHDNHREDRRWKLRCCKVARPGQSCYWSGWLADWDQEIDYSFPKGMAMTGMKSIHDNGREDRLFEFRMCFYD; encoded by the exons ATGACTGGTTTACTCGTGGCTGTAATATCCTTACTCGGGATATGTCACATGTCTGTGGCCTGGAAAAACCAATGGGACCGACCTCTCAATTTCCAGTGTCCTAATAATCAACACATTCAGTGGTTTAAGAGTCGACACGATAATGGTCGCGAAGATCGACTGTTCGACATGAACTGCCGACCGGGATACGTCGGAACTGATTGCAGTTGGACTGGTTACCTGAATGACTGGGATAAACTCGTTAATTTCGTGTGTCCCCATAACGGCATAGTCACCGGGTTCCATAGTTACCACGATAATCACAGAGAGGACAGAAGATGGAAGTTGCGATGTTGCAAA GTTGCTAGACCTGGACAGTCGTGTTACTGGTCTGGCTGGCTCGCTGACTGGGATCAGGAAATCGACTACAGTTTCCCTAAAGGAATGGCAATGACCGGCATGAAGAGTATACACGATAACGGAAGAGA GGATCGATTGTTTGAGTTCAGAATGTGTTTTTATGATTAG
- the LOC141904240 gene encoding calcyphosin-like protein, whose protein sequence is MAPIDVLRFECLERGVNGIKALGALFRGLDRDFSLVLTWDEFYAGLKKFGVRMDDSDMRSLFIMLDKDNSGSIDFAEFLEKLRPKMTPNRISVINEVFDKLDTSGDGLLQTDDLKGVFTGQVYSHPKYRSGEWSEEQVLVSFLKTFDTPNDPDGVVTREEFMNYYAGVSSTIDDDVYFDLMMRQCWGLPQKRT, encoded by the exons ATGGCACCTATCGATGTGCTACGCTTCGAATGTCTCGAAAGAGGCGTGAACGGAATCAAGGCGCTGGGAGCTTTGTTTCGTGGACTAGATCGCGACTTCTCATTGGTACTGACCTGGGATGAATTCTACGCGGGGCTAAAGAAATTCGGTGTCAGAATGGACGACTCCGACATGAGATCGTTGTTCATAATGCTCGACAAAGACAACAGCGGTAGCATCGATTTCGCCGAATTTCTGGAGAAACTGCGTCCGAAAATGACACCCAACAGAATCAGCGTTATCAACGAGGTATTCGACAAGTTGGACACTAGTGGAGACGGTCTTCTGcaaactgatgatttaaagg GCGTTTTCACCGGGCAGGTTTACAGCCATCCGAAATACCGATCGGGCGAATGGAGCGAAGAGCAAGTATTGGTCAGTTTTTTGAAGACATTCGACACGCCGAACGATCCAGACGGTGTCGTCACTCGCGAGGAGTTCATGAACTACTACGCCGGCGTCAGTTCGACGATCGACGATGATGTCTATTTCGATTTGATGATGCGCCAATGTTGGGGTCTACCTCAGAAGAGGACATAG
- the LOC141904716 gene encoding uncharacterized protein LOC141904716: MSGKFDVRTTSSLSLLRPEIKPFRVSGIFDIDHQTNRFHWILWNADYETGEKTTFAFDFYGDLANNHYQLTRDQSCINVKNSFYFGMLKGMVKSACYLRDDAEKKENGGFISYNANAMNVFFHAITCRLTKASAKGFLFGAFDFEVIFDGDVSYSKPPATCPNPAIVLLDYSGENLETVVNMFAPFDEVLKMGPQW; this comes from the exons ATGTCCGGTAAGTTTGACGTCAGAACTACGAGTTCGCTGAGTTTGCTTCGTCCCGAAATAAAACCATTTAGGGTGTCTGGAAT TTTCGACATCGATCATCAAACTAACCGCTTCCATTGGATATTGTGGAACGCTGATTACGAGACGGGGGAAAAGACGACGTTCGCTTTTGATTTTTACGGTGATCTGGCGAACAAT CATTATCAGCTTACCCGGGATCAGAGCTGTATCAACGTCAAAAATAGCTTCTACTTCGGGATGTTAAAAGGCATGGTGAAATCTGCATGTTATTTAC GTGACGACGCAGAAAAGAAGGAGAATGGCGGTTTCATTAGCTACAATGCAAATGCCATGAACGTATTCTTCCACGCTATAACATGTCGACTGACGAAAGCATCAGCTAAAGGTTTCCTGTTCG GCgcatttgattttgaagtcATTTTCGACGGTGACGTTTCTTATTCAAAACCTCCAGCCACATGTCCTAATCCGGCGATCGTATTATTGGACTACAGC gggGAAAATCTCGAAACAGTTGTGAACATGTTCGCACCGTTCGACGAGGTTTTAAAGATGGGGCCGCAGTGGTAG
- the LOC141904603 gene encoding uncharacterized protein LOC141904603 produces MMLILLLSASVLVGSVFAAPIGSECGCFGPNYAGKFDIKISKSPIQTVDFTDTRIAGFFDVDMLHNTVFFNIWNANYYTGVKSDFAFDFTLDLPNKYHMQLVPEGGKDCLNIVDKSKQVDLSKLKNIYDFSNDKSRCFLRNGVKNETVGDSIVYDVDVGKVFYDAKTCQMTKATFGSPDSSYYVEFTKDKSGKNPKPSVCPKTAIGYGDVDSGSVMKILMHLEPFQKIADSKLKGLIDLSKAIMPFSK; encoded by the exons ATGATGCTGATATTGTTGTTATCCGCTTCGGTTCTTGTTGGTTCGGTGTTCGCGGCACCGATCGGTAGCGAGTGCGGATGTTTCGGTCCAAACTATGCCGGAAAATTCgatatcaaaatatctaaGTCACCGATCCAAACGGTAGACTTCACTGACACAAGAATAGCTGGGTT CTTCGATGTTGACATGCTCCACAACACCGTTTTCTTCAACATTTGGAATGCTAACTATTATACTGGTGTAAAATCAGACTTTGCATTTGATTTCACGCTCGATCTACCGAATAAATAT CATATGCAGCTCGTCCCTGAAGGTGGAAAGGATTGTTTGAATATAGTAGATAAGAGCAAACAGGTCGATTTGTCGAAGTTAAAAAACATCTATGATTTTTCTAACGACAAATCCCGGTGTTTCTTAC GGAATGGAGTCAAGAACGAAACAGTCGGAGATTCGATCGTGTATGACGTAGATGTGGGAAAGGTGTTCTACGATGCGAAAACCTGTCAAATGACTAAAGCCACGTTCGGTTCTCCAG ATTCCTCATATTACGTCGAGTTTACGAAAGACAAAAGTGGCAAGAATCCAAAACCAAGTGTTTGCCCTAAAACTGCGATCGGCTATGGAGATGTTGAC TCTGGGTCAGTGATGAAGATCTTGATGCATCTTGAACCATTCCAGAAAATCGCCGATTCAAAATTAAAGGGTCTTATTGATCTGTCAAAGGCAATAATGCCGTTTTctaaatag
- the LOC141904141 gene encoding uncharacterized protein LOC141904141: protein MAVMIMLFSFLVGLISAAPANNECGCFPLKISGEFDMKTTSILAKRLPEIKQFRINGFFDLDLPNKRSHTNVWNADFETGIKTTFAFDSYIKLLKNHLQIIPGGNRKCLNGLLSPRIFKVLDDYFENGIKNRCLLRDMSKTTTTNGVITYHTFILGDMAFDAQTCQLKTITAKNFFMGAVDLTLKVDTMAGVTRPIPGVCPNPAIDMSKSSAEDISKIAALMAPLNEFSKLKP from the exons ATGGCGGTGATGATTATGCTTTTTAGTTTTCTGGTCGGTTTGATCTCGGCGGCACCAGCAAACAACGAGTGCGGCTGCTTTCCGTTGAAGATATCCGGGGAGTTCGACATGAAAACGACGAGTATCCTGGCTAAAAGACTTCCCGAGATCAAACAATTTAGGATTAACGGATT TTTTGACCTGGACCTACCGAATAAACGATCGCATACAAACGTTTGGAACGCTGACTTCGAGACAGGAATTAAGACAACATTCGCTTTTGATTCCTATATTAAACTATTGAAAAAC CATTTACAGATTATCCCGGGAGGCAACAGAAAATGTTTGAACGGACTACTATCCCCACGAATCTTCAAAGTATTAGATGactattttgaaaatggtatCAAGAACAGATGTCTTCTTC GTGATATGTCTAAAACCACGACAACTAACGGCGTCATCACCTACCACACATTCATACTCGGAGACATGGCGTTCGATGCTCAAACTTGTCAACTGAAGACAATTACAGCTAAGAACTTTTTCATGG GCGCGGTGGATTTGACATTGAAAGTAGATACCATGGCTGGTGTTACGCGCCCGATACCTGGTGTATGTCCTAACCCGGCTATCGATATGTCCAAGTCAAGC GCCGAAGATATTTCTAAGATCGCTGCCTTGATGGCGCCACTCAACGAGTTTTCGAAATTAAAACCTTAA
- the LOC141903932 gene encoding uncharacterized protein LOC141903932 has product MTGLLVVVMSLLGICRISVAWKNQWDQRLNFKCPNNQHIQWFNNDREDRLFDMNCRPGYVGTDCSWTGYLNDGDRVVSFVCPHNGIVTGFKSYHDNEKEDRRWKLRCCKLVTKPGLSCYWTDFWDNQIDYRFPAGQAMVGMYSKHDNGKEDRLFKFRMCRFAVCKAVGMKILDQLQSTHTGTRVVGIATTQGCATGHSFMLNLGGTDRVVETSSFTTSKEKSFTFETTLSVSAETSVTFLGTGGSESFRVSQSFGGSTTWGSSYEKATSVGREGTAATEVTFTGPGAALIMADVREYRINNKSVNVEYDIRCDDEARYKERGVVNLSLKTYGVTHFSSYTAKYNPGRCSRSTNECIRQLDGKKALNPYTIVADFKRCFQDGVGTVNKK; this is encoded by the exons ATGACCGGTTTACTCGTGGTTGTAATGTCCTTACTCGGGATATGTCGCATTTCTGTGGCCTGGAAAAACCAATGGGACCAACGGCTTAATTTCAAGTGTCCTAATAATCAACACATTCAGTGGTTTAATAATGATCGCGAAGATCGACTGTTCGACATGAACTGCCGACCGGGATACGTCGGAACTGATTGCAGTTGGACTGGTTACCTGAATGATGGGGATCGAGTTGTAAGCTTCGTGTGTCCTCATAACGGCATAGTCACCGGGTTCAAAAGTTACCACGATAACGAAAAAGAGGACAGACGATGGAAGTTGCGTTGTTGCAAA TTGGTGACCAAACCCGGACTGTCATGTTACTGGACTGACTTCTGGGACAATCAAATTGACTACCGATTCCCGGCTGGACAAGCAATGGTCGGCATGTACAGTAAACACGATAACGGAAAAGA GGATCGATTGTTCAAGTTTAGAATGTGTCGTTTTGCTGTTTGTAAAGCCGTCGGTATGAAAATTCTCGACCAGTTACAATCAACACATACCGGCACACGAGTTGTCGGTATTGCTACAACTCAGGGTTGTGCGACTGGTCATTCATTCATGTTGAATCTTGGCGGAACCGATAGGGTTGTCGAGACCAGTTCATTCACTACTTCGAAAGAGAAATCATTCACTTTTGAGACAACTCTATCGGTTTCAGCTGAGACTTCAGTTACATTCCTGGGTACGGGTGGCTCCGAGTCATTCCGAGTGTCGCAGTCGTTTGGCGGGTCTACGACATGGGGAAGTTCCTACGAGAAAGCGACATCTGTCGGCAGGGAGGGTACCGCCGCGACGGAAGTTACGTTCACCGGCCCCGGCGCTGCTTTGATAATGGCTGACGTCAGAGAGTACAGAATAAACAACAAGAGTGTGAATGTTGAATACGATATTCGTTGCGATGACGAAGCCAGGTACAAAGAGAGGGGTGTCGTCAATCTAAGCCTGAAAACTTACGGCGTCACACATTTCTCTTCTTACACCGCTAAGTACAACCCAGGTCGCTGCTCGAGATCGACGAATGAATGCATCAGACAACTCGATGGTAAGAAGGCGTTGAACCCTTACACCATTGTCGCTGATTTCAAGAGATGTTTTCAAGACGGAGTTGGTACCGTTAATAAGAAATAG
- the LOC141904498 gene encoding uncharacterized protein LOC141904498 encodes MLSSADMTGLLVVVISLLGICHISVAWKNDWDQPLNFECPNYQHIQWFKSRHDNYYEDRQFDMSCRSGYVGIDCSWTGYLNDWDGVLSFVCPQNGIVTGFQSYHDNYREDRRWKLRCCNLVTKPGLSCHWTGYLANWDKQIDYLFPAGQAMVGMYSKHDNRREDRLFQFRVCSFAVCKATGMKILDKLKPKHTGTRVVGIATTQGCSKGHLFRLNLGGTDSVEETSSFTTSSEKSFTFETTLSVTTETSFEFLGMGGSVSFGASQSFGGSTTWGSSYEKATSVGRESTTETEVAFTGPGAALIMADVREYSINSKSVNVEYDVRCDDGARYKEKGVVNFSLKTYGITHFSSYTGTYNPGRCSRSTNECIRQLDGKKALNPYSIVADFKECFHKVGSVNK; translated from the exons ATGCTTAGCTCAGCTGAC ATGACCGGTTTACTCGTGGTTGTAATATCCTTACTCGGGATATGTCACATTTCTGTGGCCTGGAAAAACGATTGGGACCAACCTCTCAATTTCGAGTGTCCTAATTATCAACACATTCAGTGGTTTAAGAGTCGACACGATAATTATTATGAGGATAGACAGTTCGACATGAGCTGTCGATCCGGTTACGTCGGAATTGATTGCAGTTGGACTGGTTACCTGAATGACTGGGATGGAGTCTTAAGCTTCGTGTGTCCTCAGAACGGCATAGTTACCGGGTTCCAAAGTTACCACGATAATTATAGAGAGGACAGAAGATGGAAGTTGCGATGTTGCAAC TTAGTAACCAAACCCGGACTATCATGTCACTGGACTGGCTACCTGGCTAACTGGGACAAGCAAATTGACTACCTTTTCCCAGCTGGACAAGCAATGGTCGGCATGTACAGCAAACACGATAACCGAAGAGA GGATCGATTGTTCCAGTTTAGAGTGTGTAGTTTCGCTGTTTGTAAAGCCACCGGTATGAAAATTCTCGACAAATTAAAACCGAAACATACCGGCACACGAGTTGTAGGTATTGCTACAACTCAAGGCTGTTCGAAAGGTCACTTGTTCAGGCTGAATCTTGGTGGAACCGATAGCGTCGAAGAAACCAGTTCATTCACTACTTCATCGGAGAAATCGTTTACCTTCGAAACGACGCTGTCCGTCACAACAGAGACTTCATTTGAATTCCTGGGTATGGGTGGCTCCGTGTCATTCGGGGCGTCTCAGTCGTTTGGCGGGTCTACGACATGGGGAAGCTCCTATGAGAAGGCGACATCTGTCGGCAGGGAGAGTACTACTGAGACGGAAGTTGCATTCACCGGCCCCGGCGCTGCTTTGATAATGGCTGACGTCAGAGAGTACAGCATAAACTCCAAGAGTGTGAATGTTGAATACGATGTTCGTTGCGATGACGGAGCCAGGTACAAAGAGAAGGGTGTCGTCAACTTTAGCCTGAAAACTTACGGCATCACACATTTCTCCTCTTACACTGGCACGTACAACCCAGGTCGCTGTTCGAGATCGACCAATGAATGCATCAGACAACTCGATGGTAAGAAGGCGTTGAATCCTTACAGCATTGTCGCTGATTTCAAGGAATGTTTCCACAAAGTTGGTTCCGTCAATAAATAA
- the LOC141903556 gene encoding uncharacterized protein LOC141903556 yields the protein MTGLLVVVISLLGLCHMSVAWKNQWDQPLNFQCPNNQHIQWFKSRHDNGREDRLFDMNCRPGYVGTDCSWTGYLNDWDRVVSFVCRKGIVTGFHSYHDNGKEDRRWKLRCCKLVTKPGQSCYWTSYLANWDSQIDYSFPNGQAMVGMYSKHDNGKEDRLFRFRMCRFAVCKAVGMKILDQLQSTHTGTRVVGIATTQGCSTGHEFMLNLGGTDSVVETSSFTTSTEKSFTFETTLSVTAETSAKFLGTGSSVSFGMSRSIGGSSTWGSSYEKATSVGRESTAATEVTFTGPGAALIMADVREYRINTKSVNVEYDIHCDDGARYKERGVVNLSLKTYGVTHFSSYTAKYNPGRCSRSTNECIRQLDGKKALNPYTIVADFKRCFQGGVGTVNKK from the exons ATGACCGGTTTACTCGTGGTTGTAATATCCTTACTCGGGCTATGTCACATGTCTGTGGCCTGGAAAAACCAATGGGACCAACCTCTCAATTTCCAGTGTCCTAATAATCAACACATTCAGTGGTTTAAGAGTCGACACGATAATGGTCGCGAAGATCGACTGTTTGACATGAACTGCCGACCGGGATACGTCGGAACTGATTGCAGTTGGACTGGTTACCTGAATGACTGGGATCGAGTTGTAAGCTTCGTTTGTCGTAAGGGCATAGTCACCGGGTTCCATAGTTACCACGATAATGGAAAAGAGGATCGACGATGGAAGTTGCGTTGTTGCAAA TTGGTGACCAAACCCGGACAATCATGTTACTGGACTAGCTATCTGGCTAACTGGGACAGTCAAATTGACTACAGTTTCCCTAATGGACAAGCAATGGTCGGCATGTACAGTAAACACGACAACGGAAAAGA GGATCGATTGTTCAGGTTTAGAATGTGTCGTTTCGCTGTGTGTAAAGCCGTCGGTATGAAAATTCTCGACCAGTTACAATCAACACATACCGGCACACGAGTTGTCGGTATTGCTACAACTCAGGGTTGTTCGACTGGTCACGAATTCATGCTGAATCTTGGCGGAACCGATAGCGTTGTCGAGACCAGTTCATTCACTACTTCGACAGAGAAATCATTCACTTTTGAGACAACTCTATCGGTCACAGCTGAGACTTCTGCTAAATTCCTGGGTACGGGTAGCTCCGTTTCATTCGGAATGTCTCGGTCGATTGGTGGGTCGTCAACTTGGGGCAGCTCCTACGAGAAGGCGACATCTGTCGGCAGGGAGAGTACCGCCGCAACGGAAGTTACGTTTACCGGCCCCGGCGCTGCTTTGATAATGGCTGACGTCAGAGAGTACAGAATAAACACCAAGAGTGTGAATGTCGAATACGATATTCATTGCGATGACGGAGCCAGGTACAAAGAGAGGGGTGTCGTCAATCTAAGCCTGAAAACTTACGGCGTCACGCATTTCTCCTCTTACACCGCTAAGTACAACCCAGGTCGCTGCTCGAGATCGACGAATGAATGCATCAGACAACTCGATGGTAAGAAGGCGTTGAACCCTTACACCATTGTAGCTGATTTCAAGAGATGTTTTCAAGGCGGAGTTGGTACCGTTAATAAGAAGTAG